A single region of the Salvia miltiorrhiza cultivar Shanhuang (shh) chromosome 8, IMPLAD_Smil_shh, whole genome shotgun sequence genome encodes:
- the LOC130999814 gene encoding disease resistance protein RGA2-like isoform X3, with protein MEGEAAAAVLQTLVQNVIDLCKKEISQIRDLDKNAAKLTTSLKTIQKFLNDAETRNITSEAVKDWLKNLEDVAFDADNVLDEINYNILSKQIKPAEPEEEKVPSCFPCFSCFKDISCSRNMALKIKEINENLESINKEAAELGLREKLANEPALVIAAVETAAYTLDPIFIGRDDAASKVVEMLTANSITIGEHAVSVISVVGMGGLGKTTLTRKVLNHLKNDNRFGSYIWVHVSPNFDPIILFKKILKEVSQNNKDILSKSDEVAVESKQDILSKLKIALEDKTYLLVLDDVWNEERSKWEDFINCLLGVSGVVKGNAIVVTTRNMNVASIVNPLHVHQLKGLSDEECWSIIRVKAFGKEDVPSELEATGRQIAKRCQGLPLAANVVGGVLHNKPKEKWCLIEEKWLSANEGGVDITNILRLSFDNLSPPLLKKCFAYCAMFPKGSKIVKQKLIEMWTAEGFLQADGSDDMGEKFINVLLHNSLLQVSERDYYGNVESCGMHDLVHDLACSVSSSSNNAGGSSRVRYMTLGDDNCGDISSRIPKEMAKSLRSLLISFKGDISDINFSDFESLHVLGLDSEVKELSSSIRKLIHLRYFDISKTRIVYLPSTIKYLINLRHLYINSWVDELPMGIGRLTSLQTLTHFPVGHKNGCKIEELGSLNNLKGELEIHNLERVHDKEEAGKANLFKKSKILKLCLTWNTYGRREGETNDEDVLEGLQPPSHLRELKIDGFNGKRFPLWTEKMSVRDAPQGSWVVLNKLMSLELWNCKECEEMPMLGQLPNLKSLVLYGMPKLAEWAEIEISDGSEVKLFPCLQHLYINDCPQLMSVPSHVSSCLETLTIDRIGVECLPADWLLSNSETLSSLVIWNCRNLREISDRWGEEESEGRSFTITSLPKFPRLKFLYIRGVPKLSLENVDAMQRLQIDGFKSIYP; from the coding sequence ATGGAAGGAGAAGCTGCTGCCGCCGTTCTTCAAACTCTAGTTCAGAATGTCATCGACCTTTGCAAGAAAGAGATCTCTCAGATCCGAGATCTCGACAAAAATGCAGCAAAGCTAACTACGAGTCTCAAAACCATCCAAAAATTCTTGAACGACGCTGAGACGCGTAACATCACCAGCGAAGCTGTGAAGGACTGGCTGAAGAATCTTGAAGATGTGGCGTTCGATGCTGACAATGTTTTGGATGAAATCAACTATAATATTCTCTCCAAACAAATCAAGCCCGCCGAGCCCGAGGAGGAAAAGGTACCATCATGCTTTCCATGCTTCTCATGCTTCAAGGATATTTCATGTTCTCGAAATATGGCTCttaaaatcaaagaaatcaaTGAGAATTTGGAGTCCATTAACAAAGAGGCCGCCGAGCTTGGCCTCAGAGAGAAGCTTGCCAATGAGCCTGCTTTGGTTATTGCTGCTGTGGAAACTGCTGCATACACTCTTGATCCAATTTTTATTGGAAGAGATGATGCTGCGTCGAAAGTAGTTGAGATGCTTACCGCCAATAGCATCACAATTGGTGAACACGCAGTGTCCGTCATTTCCGTTGTAGGGATGGGGGGATTGGGGAAGACGACTTTGACTAGGAAAGTCTTGAATCATCTGAAGAATGATAATCGGTTTGGGTCATATATTTGGGTGCATGTTTCTCCAAATTTTGATCCAATAATTCTTTTCAAGAAAATTCTCAAAGAGGTTTCCCAAAATAACAAAGATATTCTTTCAAAGTCTGATGAAGTTGCAGTTGAGAGTAAGCAAGATATTCTTTCAAAGCTTAAAATAGCTTTGGAAGATAAAACTTATCTTCTTGTTCTCGATGACGTCTGGAATGAAGAGCGTTCCAAATGGGAAGATTTTATTAATTGCTTGTTGGGAGTTAGTGGTGTCGTCAAAGGAAATGCCATTGTTGTTACGACCAGAAATATGAACGTGGCTTCAATTGTGAATCCACTTCATGTACATCAGTTGAAAGGCTTATCGGATGAAGAGTGTTGGTCAATAATCAGAGTAAAAGCCTTTGGAAAAGAAGATGTTCCGTCAGAACTTGAGGCCACTGGGAGACAGATAGCGAAAAGATGTCAAGGATTGCCATTAGCTGCCAACGTAGTTGGGGGAGTGCTGCATAATAAACCCAAGGAAAAATGGTGTTTAATAGAGGAGAAATGGCTTTCAGCCAATGAAGGAGGAGTTGATATCACAAACATATTAAGATTGAGCTTTGATAATCTGTCTCCGCCATTACTTAAGAAGTGCTTTGCGTACTGTGCGATGTTTCCTAAAGGCTCCAAAATCGTCAAACAGAAACTGATTGAGATGTGGACGGCAGAAGGTTTTCTTCAAGCTGATGGAAGCGATGACATGGGTGAAAAATTTATCAACGTTCTTCTGCACAACTCTTTACTGCAAGTTTCAGAAAGAGATTATTACGGAAATGTAGAAAGTTGTGGCATGCACGATCTTGTGCACGATCTCGCTTGTTCTGTTTCAAGTTCCTCTAACAATGCAGGTGGTAGCAGCCGAGTTCGATATATGACTCTCGGAGACGACAACTGTGGAGATATATCAAGTCGTATCCCAAAAGAAATGGCAAAATCTTTGCGTTCATTATTAATATCATTCAAAGGTGATATTTCTGATATCAACTTCTCAGACTTCGAAAGTTTGCATGTTTTAGGTCTTGACTCTGAAGTTAAAGAGTTGTCAAGTTCTATTCGGAAGttgatacacttgagatatTTTGACATTTCAAAGACAAGAATTGTATATTTGCCAAGTACGATTAAGTACTTGATTAACTTGAGGCATCTTTATATTAACAGTTGGGTAGACGAGTTGCCTATGGGAATTGGGAGATTAACTTCTCTCCAAACGCTAACCCACTTTCCAGTGGGCCACAAGAATGGCTGCAAAATTGAAGAGCTCGGAAGTTTGAATAATCTTAAAGGAGAGTTAGAGATTCACAATCTGGAAAGGGTTCATGACAAGGAAGAGGCTGGGAAAGCCAATTtattcaaaaagtcaaaaatattGAAGTTGTGTTTGACATGGAATACATATGGCAGAAGAGAAGGTGAAACAAATGATGAGGATGTATTGGAAGGCCTTCAACCTCCCTCACATCTGAGGGAGTTAAAGATTGATGGATTCAATGGAAAAAGATTTCCATTATGGACTGAGAAGATGTCAGTTCGAGATGCGCCTCAAGGCTCTTGGGTAGTACTTAACAAGTTAATGTCGTTAGAACTCTGGAACTGCAAAGAATGTGAAGAGATGCCAATGTTGGGGCAGTTGCCCAATCTCAAGTCCCTTGTGTTGTATGGCATGCCTAAGCTGGCAGAGTGGGCAGAAATAGAAATTTCGGATGGAAGTGAAGTGAAGCTATTTCCTTGCCTCCAACATTTGTACATTAATGATTGCCCGCAATTGATGAGTGTTCCAAGTCATGTCTCGTCATGCCTTGAAACTTTGACAATTGATCGGATCGGTGTGGAATGTCTGCCAGCTGATTGGTTATTGAGTAACAGCGAGACTCTCTCTTCTTTGGTTATATGGAACTGCCGGAATTTGAGAGAAATATCAGATAGGTGGGGAGAAGAAGAATCAGAAGGAAGAAGCTTCACAATCACATCCCTCCCTAAATTCCCTCGTCTAAAATTTTTGTATATTAGAGGCGTTCCTAAGTTGAGTTTGGAGAATGTGGATGCAATGCAGCGCCTCCAAATTGATGGATTCAAATCCATTTACCCGTGA